The Rhodothermus marinus DSM 4252 genome window below encodes:
- the cas2 gene encoding CRISPR-associated endonuclease Cas2, with product MRRYYLVCYDIRQSKRLQRMHRLMAGYGDPLQYSVFLCLLSRAEVVTMLDAIKEVINQREDSVLVVDLGKVKGARPDCIQTLGCQKLPEMKNVFLT from the coding sequence ATGAGGCGTTATTATCTGGTATGCTATGACATCCGGCAGTCAAAGCGACTGCAGCGTATGCACCGGCTAATGGCTGGCTATGGCGATCCGTTGCAGTATTCAGTTTTTCTGTGCCTGCTTTCCAGGGCCGAAGTTGTAACCATGCTTGACGCAATCAAGGAAGTGATCAATCAGCGGGAAGATTCGGTACTTGTGGTGGATCTCGGTAAAGTTAAAGGCGCCAGGCCGGATTGCATTCAGACGCTGGGGTGTCAGAAATTACCGGAGATGAAGAACGTTTTTCTGACGTAA
- a CDS encoding helix-turn-helix domain-containing protein, translated as MGRRSEVTLTEKECQALKGLLKKERNARIVKRAQALLWLRAGEQVGEVVQRLGVTRQTIRNWVKRYQEREGMSVKERLADRPHPGRPAKKRAAVRALLAQTLAQDPRALGYASPVWTTRLLQHYWERHHHLQLSRRTIRRALRQEGYRYKRPRYVLARRSSTWRQAKGGSSGD; from the coding sequence ATGGGCAGACGATCGGAAGTGACCCTGACCGAGAAGGAATGCCAGGCCTTAAAAGGGCTGCTGAAGAAGGAGCGCAACGCCCGTATTGTGAAACGGGCACAAGCCCTGCTGTGGTTGAGGGCAGGCGAGCAGGTCGGAGAGGTGGTCCAGCGTCTGGGGGTGACCCGTCAGACCATACGGAATTGGGTAAAGCGGTACCAGGAAAGGGAAGGCATGTCGGTAAAGGAACGGTTGGCGGACAGGCCGCATCCAGGGCGTCCGGCCAAAAAGCGGGCGGCGGTGCGGGCCTTGCTGGCGCAGACCCTGGCGCAAGACCCGCGCGCGTTGGGATACGCATCGCCGGTATGGACGACGCGGCTTTTGCAGCACTACTGGGAGCGGCATCATCACCTGCAGCTTTCGCGGCGCACCATTCGGCGGGCCCTGCGGCAGGAAGGGTATCGGTACAAGCGGCCGCGCTATGTGCTGGCGCGGCGCTCGTCCACGTGGCGCCAGGCAAAAGGGGGCTCCAGCGGGGATTAA
- a CDS encoding transposase yields the protein MAPGKRGLQRGLKGRKRTVILFLDETIVRETPPLRAVWARKGAQAAVPILGFRGKRVLYGVLNVQTGTALVRQARHWNQGTFQEVLRAIRRTWRGWRIVLFLDRGSPHRARASQALARALGIALRWLPVACPELNPVDHLWRHVKQDVLANEPVPALDTSVARACAYIMALSPRERLRKAGVLSKRFWLRKVLQENGK from the coding sequence GTGGCGCCAGGCAAAAGGGGGCTCCAGCGGGGATTAAAGGGTCGGAAGCGGACGGTAATTCTCTTTTTGGATGAGACCATTGTGAGGGAGACGCCGCCTTTGCGCGCCGTGTGGGCCCGAAAAGGGGCGCAGGCGGCCGTGCCGATCCTGGGCTTTCGGGGCAAGCGGGTGCTCTACGGGGTGTTGAACGTGCAGACGGGCACGGCGCTGGTGCGGCAGGCCCGGCATTGGAATCAGGGGACGTTTCAGGAGGTGTTGCGAGCCATTCGTCGCACCTGGCGGGGCTGGCGTATCGTGCTTTTTCTGGACCGCGGTTCTCCCCACAGGGCCCGTGCAAGCCAGGCCCTGGCCCGGGCATTGGGCATTGCATTGCGCTGGCTGCCGGTGGCGTGCCCGGAGTTGAATCCCGTGGATCACTTGTGGCGCCACGTGAAGCAGGATGTGTTGGCCAATGAGCCTGTGCCGGCGCTCGACACCTCGGTAGCACGCGCCTGTGCGTATATCATGGCGCTATCCCCCCGAGAGCGTCTGCGCAAGGCGGGCGTGCTCAGCAAGCGGTTCTGGCTCCGAAAGGTGTTACAGGAAAATGGAAAATAA